One part of the Sesamum indicum cultivar Zhongzhi No. 13 linkage group LG14, S_indicum_v1.0, whole genome shotgun sequence genome encodes these proteins:
- the LOC105176558 gene encoding probable amino acid permease 7 isoform X1: MGITESDDLPLLQFSSSSDNSATKRTGTIWTAVAHIITGVIGSGVLSLAWSMAQLGWIAGPFLMLFFAFITLISTFLLCDCYRSPDPEYGPIRNRSYTDAVRLYLGERSAWICELVMQISFYGTGIAYVITSATCLRAIERSNCYHKHGHDASCEFGDTFYMLIFGLVQVFMSLIPDFHSMDWLSVVAAIMSFAYSSIGLGLGAAKVIGDGVVQGSIDGLSASSRTQKLWLVCQALGDIAFAYPYSMIVLNIQDTLRSPPPESETMKNASVVSICITTFFYLSCGGFGYAAFGDQTPGNLLTGFGFYEPYWLIDFANACIVLHLVGGYQMYSQPVFAVADKWLAEQLPDSPFVHKHYTLKLPFLPALKMNLQRVCFRTAYVVSTTAVAMMFPYFNQVLGVLGALNFWPLSIYFPVEMWLRQRNIRGWTTTWILLRSFSLLCFVLTMFALAGSIQGLVAARFS, from the exons ATGGGAATAACAGAATCAGATGATCTGCCCTTACTACAATTCAGTTCCTCTTCAGACAACTCTGCCACCAAAAGAACTG GGACAATATGGACAGCCGTGGCCCATATCATAACCGGAGTGATAGGCTCGGGTGTGCTCTCTCTGGCCTGGAGCATGGCTCAGCTGGGCTGGATAGCGGGCCCTTTTTTGATGCTGTTTTTTGCCTTCATCACTTTGATTTCTACGTTCCTCCTCTGCGATTGCTATAGATCTCCCGACCCAGAGTATGGTCCTATCAGGAACAGGTCCTACACTGATGCTGTTCGGTTGTATTTAG GAGAGAGGAGTGCTTGGATTTGTGAGCTAGTTATGCAGATAAGTTTCTACGGGACCGGAATTGCTTATGTCATTACTTCTGCGACCTGCTTGAG AGCAATAGAGAGGTCAAACTGTTACCATAAGCATGGACACGATGCTTCTTGCGAATTTGGAGACACGTTTTACATGCTGATATTCGGACTAGTTCAAGTATTTATGTCTCTGATACCGGATTTCCATAGCATGGATTGGCTGTCTGTAGTTGCTGCAATCATGTCGTTCGCCTATTCTTCCATTGGACTGGGATTAGGAGCCGCAAAAGTCATTG GAGACGGAGTAGTTCAGGGCAGCATCGATGGTCTTTCTGCATCGTCTAGGACTCAGAAACTGTGGCTGGTTTGTCAGGCACTTGGAGACATTGCTTTTGCCTATCCATACTCAATGATTGTTCTCAACATCCAG GACACTTTGAGATCACCTCCACCGGAGAGTGAGACGATGAAGAATGCTTCGGTAGTTTCCATCTGCATCACGACGTTTTTCTATCTCAGCTGTGGAGGCTTCGGATATGCAGCTTTCGGAGATCAAACGCCGGGGAATCTCTTGACCGGCTTCGGCTTCTATGAGCCTTACTGGCTGATCGACTTTGCTAACGCGTGCATCGTTCTACACTTAGTCGGAGGATATCAG ATGTATTCTCAACCGGTATTCGCGGTGGCAGACAAATGGTTGGCGGAGCAGCTCCCGGACAGCCCATTCGTCCACAAACACTACACTCTCAAACTCCCATTCCTGCCAGCTCTGAAGATGAATCTGCAGAGGGTGTGTTTCAGGACAGCTTATGTTGTCTCAACAACTGCAGTAGCAATGATGTTCCCTTACTTCAACCAGGTACTAGGTGTTCTTGGAGCCCTCAACTTTTGGCCCTTATCTATATACTTCCCAGTGGAAATGTGGCTGAGACAGAGAAACATCAGAGGCTGGACAACCACTTGGATTCTTCTCAGGAGTTTCAGCCTTCTTTGCTTCGTTCTAACCATGTTTGCTTTGGCCGGTTCGATTCAAGGCCTTGTAGCTGCCCGGTTCAGCT
- the LOC105176558 gene encoding probable amino acid permease 7 isoform X2 has translation MGITESDDLPLLQFSSSSDNSATKRTGTIWTAVAHIITGVIGSGVLSLAWSMAQLGWIAGPFLMLFFAFITLISTFLLCDCYRSPDPEYGPIRNRSYTDAVRLYLGERSAWICELVMQISFYGTGIAYVITSATCLRAIERSNCYHKHGHDASCEFGDTFYMLIFGLVQVFMSLIPDFHSMDWLSVVAAIMSFAYSSIGLGLGAAKVIGDGVVQGSIDGLSASSRTQKLWLVCQALGDIAFAYPYSMIVLNIQDTLRSPPPESETMKNASVVSICITTFFYLSCGGFGYAAFGDQTPGNLLTGFGFYEPYWLIDFANACIVLHLVGGYQTNGWRSSSRTAHSSTNTTLSNSHSCQL, from the exons ATGGGAATAACAGAATCAGATGATCTGCCCTTACTACAATTCAGTTCCTCTTCAGACAACTCTGCCACCAAAAGAACTG GGACAATATGGACAGCCGTGGCCCATATCATAACCGGAGTGATAGGCTCGGGTGTGCTCTCTCTGGCCTGGAGCATGGCTCAGCTGGGCTGGATAGCGGGCCCTTTTTTGATGCTGTTTTTTGCCTTCATCACTTTGATTTCTACGTTCCTCCTCTGCGATTGCTATAGATCTCCCGACCCAGAGTATGGTCCTATCAGGAACAGGTCCTACACTGATGCTGTTCGGTTGTATTTAG GAGAGAGGAGTGCTTGGATTTGTGAGCTAGTTATGCAGATAAGTTTCTACGGGACCGGAATTGCTTATGTCATTACTTCTGCGACCTGCTTGAG AGCAATAGAGAGGTCAAACTGTTACCATAAGCATGGACACGATGCTTCTTGCGAATTTGGAGACACGTTTTACATGCTGATATTCGGACTAGTTCAAGTATTTATGTCTCTGATACCGGATTTCCATAGCATGGATTGGCTGTCTGTAGTTGCTGCAATCATGTCGTTCGCCTATTCTTCCATTGGACTGGGATTAGGAGCCGCAAAAGTCATTG GAGACGGAGTAGTTCAGGGCAGCATCGATGGTCTTTCTGCATCGTCTAGGACTCAGAAACTGTGGCTGGTTTGTCAGGCACTTGGAGACATTGCTTTTGCCTATCCATACTCAATGATTGTTCTCAACATCCAG GACACTTTGAGATCACCTCCACCGGAGAGTGAGACGATGAAGAATGCTTCGGTAGTTTCCATCTGCATCACGACGTTTTTCTATCTCAGCTGTGGAGGCTTCGGATATGCAGCTTTCGGAGATCAAACGCCGGGGAATCTCTTGACCGGCTTCGGCTTCTATGAGCCTTACTGGCTGATCGACTTTGCTAACGCGTGCATCGTTCTACACTTAGTCGGAGGATATCAG ACAAATGGTTGGCGGAGCAGCTCCCGGACAGCCCATTCGTCCACAAACACTACACTCTCAAACTCCCATTCCTGCCAGCTCTGA